A single window of Pirellulales bacterium DNA harbors:
- a CDS encoding alginate export family protein — translation MPSRILLLGLLTSSLGLCESSAQAQPLPTKKPPTSVPAASGRVPGGQAAPRGTKGQAVSQVEEAPDAEPVMGEPMTEGPTVPIEPEQMMGEEPVSEAASTDWTKNSNARIFPRPGNFFILPSGPGYYSMVDQMRGSRREAPPQSAYPAFAIMAPGFFDADFRYVDEKDNKDKLWYERLKRIRIGKNFLFSTGGEEMNRYNDFNNLTPVTNVYDLNRIRTYGDLWYRDQLRVYGEFIDADRGGGTLPPAPTDIDRADILDLFVDVKLGEIAKHAVYVRGGRQEVLLGSQRLISPLPWANMRRNFDGVRGFRQGEKFDVDLFWLEPVIPNANKFDSTDHNQQLAGAWCTYRPKKGHFLDLYYLYYNNSNTVVQQGIAVAPTRFNTLGTRYAGDRNNYLWDFEYALQLGRHGSQDLVAGMATTGVGYHLAKRAWNPTLWLYYDFASGSANPNAGQYTTFNQLFPFGHYYLGWADAAGRQNIQDLNLHLGLYPVPWTTVWLQYHHFWLNQPRDALYNAGGVAVRRDPSGAAGTNVGDEVDLVMNLHLTATSDFMVVYSQLFGEGFLQATSTATKSSSQEAVYAMYNFRW, via the coding sequence ATGCCGTCTAGGATCCTGCTCCTGGGCCTGCTGACCAGTTCCTTGGGCTTGTGCGAAAGCTCCGCTCAGGCGCAGCCCCTGCCGACGAAAAAACCGCCGACCAGCGTGCCGGCCGCTTCGGGGCGCGTACCGGGTGGTCAGGCCGCTCCGCGGGGGACGAAGGGCCAGGCCGTCTCGCAAGTGGAAGAAGCCCCGGATGCCGAGCCCGTGATGGGCGAACCGATGACCGAAGGTCCGACGGTGCCCATCGAACCGGAACAGATGATGGGCGAAGAGCCGGTGAGCGAAGCGGCATCGACAGATTGGACGAAGAACTCCAACGCGCGCATCTTTCCGCGGCCGGGCAACTTCTTCATCCTGCCCAGCGGTCCCGGTTACTACTCCATGGTGGACCAGATGCGGGGCAGCCGCCGCGAGGCCCCTCCCCAATCGGCATATCCGGCGTTTGCCATCATGGCACCGGGCTTCTTCGACGCCGATTTTCGCTATGTCGACGAAAAGGACAATAAAGACAAGCTGTGGTACGAGCGGCTCAAGCGGATCCGCATTGGCAAGAACTTCCTGTTCTCGACCGGCGGCGAGGAGATGAACCGCTACAACGACTTCAACAACCTGACGCCCGTCACCAACGTCTACGACCTGAACAGGATCCGCACTTACGGCGACCTGTGGTACCGCGACCAACTGCGAGTGTATGGTGAGTTCATCGATGCCGACCGCGGCGGTGGGACCTTGCCGCCGGCGCCCACCGACATCGACCGGGCCGACATCCTCGACCTGTTCGTCGACGTGAAATTGGGCGAGATCGCCAAGCATGCCGTCTACGTCCGCGGAGGCCGGCAGGAAGTGCTGCTCGGTTCGCAACGGCTGATCTCACCGCTCCCTTGGGCGAACATGCGGCGCAATTTCGACGGCGTGCGCGGCTTCCGACAAGGGGAGAAATTCGACGTCGACCTCTTCTGGCTCGAGCCCGTCATTCCCAACGCCAACAAGTTCGACTCGACGGACCACAACCAACAGCTTGCCGGCGCCTGGTGTACCTATCGTCCCAAGAAGGGCCATTTTCTCGATCTCTATTATCTCTACTATAATAACTCGAACACCGTCGTGCAGCAGGGCATCGCGGTGGCCCCCACGCGGTTCAACACGCTGGGCACGCGATACGCGGGCGACCGCAACAATTACCTGTGGGATTTCGAGTACGCGCTGCAACTCGGTCGGCACGGGAGCCAGGATCTTGTGGCGGGCATGGCGACGACCGGCGTCGGTTATCACTTGGCCAAGCGCGCGTGGAACCCGACACTCTGGCTGTACTACGACTTCGCCAGCGGCAGTGCGAACCCGAACGCCGGCCAGTACACGACCTTCAACCAGCTCTTTCCGTTCGGCCACTATTATCTGGGCTGGGCCGACGCGGCGGGCCGGCAGAACATCCAGGACCTCAATTTGCACCTGGGCCTCTATCCCGTGCCGTGGACCACCGTCTGGCTGCAATACCACCATTTCTGGCTGAACCAGCCTCGCGACGCGCTGTACAACGCCGGCGGCGTGGCGGTGCGGCGCGATCCGAGCGGCGCCGCGGGGACGAACGTGGGCGACGAGGTCGATTTGGTGATGAATCTCCACCTCACCGCCACATCGGACTTCATGGTGGTCTACTCGCAACTGTTCGGCGAGGGCTTTCTACAGGCCACGTCGACCGCGACCAAGTCGTCGTCTCAGGAGGCGGTGTATGCGATGTATAACTTCCGCTGGTAA
- a CDS encoding arylsulfatase has protein sequence MIDNFRLLPTSCTIVMARAACTLCVWLAAALLGAASPRPNVVIFLADDAGWGDYSQSGNRQVATPNIDSLARDGVSLDRFYVCPLCSPTRAEFLTGRYYPRGGVRGVSTGQERLDLSEKTVAEAFQAAGYATGAFGKWHNGSQWPYHPRARGFDDYFGYTAGHWGEYFNAPLEDNGRMVRTQGYIVDVCTDRALRFIEQHQDRPFFCYVPFTTPHTPWAAPEKDWLRFKDKPIAQRATDANKESLDETRCALAMIENQDRNVGRVLSKLDDLKLRQNTIVVYFSDNGPNAMRWTGGMKGKKGDTDEGGVRSVCYLRWPERLPAGHTVRQIAGAIDLLPTLTSLAGVPRVGDKPLDGRDLSPLLLKQETDWPERMIFSTWGGRTSVRTGRHRLDHQGRLFDMLADPGQITAIDDREPETASRLAAAVAAWRQEMFGGAGQAAAGPRGKAPSKAAAASAVDPRPFPVGYREFPIAMLPARDGEPRGGVRRSSGAPNCSYFVHWTAKDDSMVWLIDVHTTGRYEAVIDYTCAEADAGSLVELSFGGSRLTGKVVPAWDPPLNTNQDTLPRTHGESQMKEFRPLRLGEIHLEKGTAPLTLRALEIPGKSVMDVRRITLRLLE, from the coding sequence ATGATTGACAACTTTCGGCTGCTTCCAACCTCGTGTACGATCGTCATGGCCAGGGCCGCCTGCACGTTGTGCGTCTGGCTCGCCGCGGCTCTGCTTGGCGCCGCCTCGCCACGCCCGAATGTGGTGATCTTTTTGGCCGACGATGCCGGCTGGGGCGACTACAGCCAATCGGGCAACCGCCAGGTCGCGACGCCGAACATCGACTCGCTGGCCCGCGACGGAGTGTCGCTCGATCGCTTCTACGTTTGCCCCTTGTGTTCGCCGACGCGGGCCGAGTTTCTCACCGGCCGGTATTATCCGCGCGGCGGCGTGCGGGGCGTCTCGACCGGCCAGGAACGGCTCGATCTGAGCGAGAAGACCGTGGCCGAGGCGTTCCAGGCGGCCGGTTATGCCACCGGGGCGTTCGGCAAGTGGCACAACGGCAGCCAGTGGCCCTATCACCCGCGGGCGCGCGGCTTCGATGATTACTTCGGTTATACCGCGGGCCATTGGGGCGAGTATTTCAACGCGCCGCTGGAAGATAACGGCCGCATGGTCCGCACCCAGGGTTACATCGTCGATGTCTGCACCGACCGGGCACTGCGATTCATCGAACAGCACCAGGACCGGCCGTTCTTCTGCTACGTTCCCTTCACCACGCCGCACACGCCTTGGGCGGCCCCCGAAAAAGACTGGCTGCGGTTCAAGGACAAGCCGATTGCCCAGCGGGCCACCGACGCCAACAAGGAATCGCTCGACGAAACCCGCTGCGCCCTGGCCATGATCGAGAACCAAGACCGCAACGTCGGCCGCGTGCTGTCGAAGCTCGACGACCTAAAACTGCGGCAAAACACGATCGTGGTGTACTTCTCCGACAACGGCCCGAACGCGATGCGCTGGACCGGCGGCATGAAGGGCAAGAAGGGCGACACCGACGAGGGGGGCGTGCGCAGCGTCTGCTATCTTCGCTGGCCCGAGCGTCTGCCCGCCGGCCACACCGTCAGGCAGATTGCCGGCGCGATCGATCTGCTGCCAACCCTGACCTCGCTGGCCGGCGTGCCGCGCGTGGGCGACAAACCGCTCGATGGCCGCGATCTCAGCCCGCTGCTCTTGAAGCAAGAGACCGATTGGCCCGAACGCATGATCTTCTCCACTTGGGGCGGACGGACCAGCGTGCGGACCGGGCGGCACCGGCTCGACCACCAGGGACGGCTGTTCGACATGCTCGCCGATCCCGGCCAGATAACGGCGATCGACGATCGCGAGCCGGAAACTGCCTCGCGGTTGGCGGCAGCGGTGGCAGCCTGGCGGCAGGAAATGTTCGGCGGCGCGGGGCAAGCGGCGGCCGGTCCGCGGGGCAAAGCACCGTCGAAGGCGGCTGCCGCCAGCGCCGTCGATCCGCGTCCCTTTCCGGTCGGCTACCGCGAGTTTCCCATCGCAATGCTGCCGGCCCGCGACGGCGAACCGCGCGGCGGCGTGCGGCGCAGCAGTGGTGCTCCGAACTGCTCGTATTTCGTGCATTGGACCGCGAAAGACGACAGCATGGTCTGGCTGATCGACGTCCACACCACGGGCCGCTATGAAGCCGTCATCGACTACACTTGTGCGGAGGCGGACGCCGGTTCGCTGGTCGAGCTGAGTTTTGGCGGCAGCCGGCTGACGGGCAAAGTCGTTCCGGCCTGGGACCCGCCGCTGAACACGAACCAGGACACGCTGCCTCGCACGCACGGCGAATCCCAGATGAAAGAGTTCCGCCCCTTGCGGCTGGGCGAGATTCACTTGGAAAAAGGCACGGCGCCGCTTACCTTGCGGGCGTTGGAGATTCCCGGCAAATCGGTGATGGACGTCCGCCGCATCACGCTCAGGCTGCTTGAATAG
- a CDS encoding tartrate dehydrogenase has translation MKTYRIAVYPGDGIGPEVTDEALRVLEAVQRRQPSFQLDFTHLPWGCQFARSTGKVVPDDFLEVLRPFDAILLGAVGWPAELPDHVTLAPLVQIRQRFDQYACVRPARLYPGVPCVLAGKRPGDIDLVVVRENSEGEYVNVGGRFRVGQHDESAVQTAVHTRRGIERVLRFGFDLARRRRRRLTMITKSNAQRYAYVLWDEILEQVRGDYSDVEAEKQHADAAVMNFVRSPERFDVVVASNLFGDILTDLGGLISGGLGLAPSANLNPERTAPSMFEPVHGSAPDIAGKGIADPVAAVLSAAMMLDWLGEAEAGELVRQAVERVLASAQTTPDLGGKLSTSEVGRRIAEGIEAGLPR, from the coding sequence ATGAAAACGTATCGCATCGCCGTCTATCCCGGCGACGGCATCGGGCCGGAAGTAACCGATGAGGCTTTGCGCGTGCTGGAAGCCGTGCAGCGGCGGCAACCTTCGTTCCAGCTCGATTTCACGCATTTGCCCTGGGGCTGCCAGTTTGCTCGGTCGACCGGCAAGGTGGTGCCCGACGACTTCTTGGAAGTGCTGCGGCCGTTCGATGCCATTCTGTTGGGCGCGGTCGGTTGGCCGGCCGAACTGCCCGACCATGTCACCTTGGCCCCGTTGGTGCAAATCCGTCAGCGGTTCGATCAATACGCCTGCGTGCGGCCGGCCCGGCTTTATCCGGGCGTGCCGTGCGTGCTGGCCGGCAAGCGACCCGGCGACATCGATCTGGTGGTGGTCCGCGAAAACTCGGAGGGGGAATATGTCAACGTCGGCGGACGCTTCCGTGTGGGCCAACACGATGAATCGGCGGTGCAGACGGCGGTACACACGCGTCGGGGAATCGAGCGCGTGCTGCGGTTCGGTTTCGACCTGGCACGCCGGCGGCGCCGGCGGCTGACGATGATTACCAAGTCGAACGCCCAGCGCTATGCCTATGTGTTGTGGGATGAAATCCTGGAACAGGTCCGTGGCGACTATTCCGACGTCGAGGCCGAAAAGCAGCATGCCGACGCCGCCGTGATGAACTTCGTCCGCTCGCCGGAACGCTTTGACGTGGTGGTGGCCTCGAACCTGTTCGGCGATATCCTGACTGACTTGGGCGGGCTGATTTCGGGCGGCCTGGGACTGGCGCCCAGTGCCAATCTGAACCCCGAGCGGACAGCTCCCTCGATGTTCGAACCGGTACACGGCTCGGCGCCCGACATCGCCGGCAAGGGGATTGCGGACCCGGTGGCGGCCGTGCTGAGCGCGGCCATGATGCTCGACTGGCTGGGCGAAGCGGAGGCGGGCGAGCTCGTGCGCCAAGCGGTCGAGCGGGTCTTGGCCTCCGCTCAAACCACGCCCGACCTGGGCGGCAAACTCTCGACCAGCGAGGTCGGCCGGCGCATCGCGGAGGGGATCGAAGCCGGGCTACCGCGGTAG
- a CDS encoding PKD domain-containing protein, whose translation MNRTPFGTRRRPARKAARRPRRLIREVLEIRLVLDVSAPPILQWFEGSYNTIEQRVPDIFAAGYGAVLTPPPGRADSGNQSVGYDVYNRFDLGSPGDPTLYGTETGLKAMVAAIHQTGASYYSDLVWNHDGFENLGTPGFAASGGYPGFALTLNPSNNDAGYNDIDGDFHSAYDTSTTGMRLSGLIDIAQEKNYQFIRNPVGPNPMNLPAGTTPLNGRLANVPDPNNARFYPDQNLPPITVNDPATGEYNLKIYPFNNAQPLDGTPVAENALGYLMRYAQWMVQTIGVDGFRLDAAKNMPSWVLNYYDQAVYRSSDRTLLNGSQEPIFGFSEVYDGDKSLLQQYVNKDINPNDPSTVGGNRDVLDFPLFFALQSNLTSNGYQNNWYNVVNASQDSQDDGLANNGSEGVSFVSSADNGPPYLDNVAYAYTLTRPGNTIVYDNGHEFGNNRSFPADGRGDALGGLYGDTITSLVNIRDTHPDGNYDQRYIDNNVLVYERDDSMLVGLNNRLDSGYDNRTVHTDFAPGTYLVELTGNAGNPSTNEDGNVRPLLQVDQYGNVNLNVPRNQDDGNFTGDGYVIYAPASPQGNLTINGLDHVIPGDTPTTDTNGSARLSPIDVVTGNTFQIQLDTNNVNLLANPQFHDQDANGDNALYKIDGGVDATGSGFVDTTPGDAAYGFQQFTTLHNPGYFSADGDGEYLQTIDTSKLSNGYHYIDVRAFRHRDPGEPPIFTDFKVTIYVDRSPTVSKVVSLTDVTPGDNEDEVLTVRSTDMLANNVHVFFDLPAGLTDSQILSMVGSANQATQIDRDLWTMEMTGLTSGNHVATVVSYQVDGSASIQRFPGLFTSTIYGSGLGDLDFDGKIDANDVELFGRVLESHNTQFNPAADLNGDGQIDSTDLILLYPTLLAAHADAATLAAFQQLLGPAAGGDTVLEGTNLTLSANEPTGTTPPLSFSWALNDDGNFGDATGVSPTLTWTQLAALGIDNEGRYPITLEVTDGTNSIQIPSTLIVQAVPPTLSIAGPGEITEGDTYTLGLSASEPGGDTITSWAIDWGDGTTQNFSGNPASVTHIYAAPPSAVAILATATDEDGAYTSNALPVTVDDALLTPSGLTFGAVEGATFSGTVASFTDANPYPQLSSFSATIDWGDGSSSSGSVAPNGAGGFDVQGTHAYAEEGNHPVAVTINDTGGSQATASSTAAASDPEVVATAQAAAAAVGSSTGPIVLATFTDPGGAEPLADYQATVDWGDGTTADVGATVVGSGGLFSVLGSHLYAAKGTYPVRVTIAHDSAPNATVTGAATVVQNVALVLLDATDKATLNAAGNASVRLAGGGAAEVLSNNAAAVVALGNAAISANELDVEGTPGRDVHGNAAIQGLLATGLTTVQDPFLSDPFVSLAAPAPGTNMAAANIGGSTTITLPQGTYVGGIHVSGQAQVTLAPGVYYLQGGGFSVSGGARVYGQGVLIYNAPQAANADGIVIGGQALVQLSGLSQYNGLAIFQDRSSNAPLSLGGNASLVVTGGIYAAGGDLAVSGGAMLHVTGSSASGLSARVVVVELNASGNAQVSIDASQNAPLVAGAAPAAVSAAASDAALAALAAEGGDSFAASAPDVLAAALPASTSDGSDVSGQAVVDVLPAAAFDDLGRDAAL comes from the coding sequence GTGAATCGCACCCCATTCGGCACTCGCCGCCGTCCGGCCCGCAAGGCCGCCCGCCGCCCACGTCGGCTCATTCGAGAAGTTTTGGAAATACGGTTGGTTCTCGATGTTTCGGCCCCGCCCATTCTGCAATGGTTCGAGGGGAGCTATAACACGATCGAACAACGAGTGCCCGATATCTTCGCAGCCGGTTACGGCGCCGTGCTCACGCCGCCGCCCGGACGGGCCGACTCGGGCAACCAGTCGGTCGGCTACGATGTCTACAACCGCTTCGACCTCGGCAGCCCCGGCGACCCCACGCTGTACGGCACCGAGACCGGCCTGAAGGCGATGGTCGCCGCCATCCACCAGACGGGCGCCAGCTACTACAGCGACCTCGTCTGGAACCACGACGGCTTCGAGAACCTGGGCACGCCCGGCTTTGCGGCGTCGGGCGGCTACCCTGGCTTCGCGCTCACGCTCAATCCCTCCAACAACGACGCCGGCTACAACGACATCGACGGCGATTTCCACAGCGCCTACGACACCAGCACCACGGGCATGCGGCTGTCGGGCCTGATCGACATCGCCCAAGAGAAGAACTACCAGTTCATCCGCAACCCGGTCGGTCCGAACCCGATGAACCTGCCGGCCGGCACGACGCCGCTCAACGGCCGCCTGGCCAATGTGCCCGATCCGAACAACGCCCGCTTCTATCCCGACCAGAACCTGCCGCCGATCACGGTGAACGACCCGGCCACCGGCGAGTACAACCTGAAGATTTACCCGTTCAACAACGCCCAGCCGCTCGACGGCACGCCGGTGGCAGAGAACGCCCTGGGCTATTTGATGCGCTATGCGCAGTGGATGGTGCAGACCATCGGCGTGGACGGTTTTCGCCTCGACGCGGCGAAGAACATGCCGTCTTGGGTGCTCAACTATTACGATCAGGCCGTCTACCGTTCGTCGGACCGCACGCTTTTGAACGGCAGCCAGGAACCGATCTTCGGCTTCAGCGAGGTCTACGACGGCGACAAGAGTTTGCTGCAACAGTACGTCAACAAAGACATCAACCCCAATGACCCGAGCACGGTGGGCGGCAACCGCGACGTGCTCGATTTTCCCCTCTTTTTCGCCCTGCAAAGCAACCTCACCAGCAACGGCTACCAGAACAACTGGTACAACGTCGTCAACGCCAGCCAAGACTCGCAAGACGACGGCCTGGCCAACAACGGCTCCGAAGGCGTCTCCTTCGTCAGCAGCGCCGACAACGGCCCGCCTTATCTCGACAACGTGGCCTACGCCTACACCCTCACGCGGCCGGGCAACACCATCGTCTACGACAACGGGCACGAGTTCGGCAACAACCGCTCCTTTCCGGCGGACGGCCGCGGCGACGCGCTGGGCGGACTCTACGGCGACACCATCACCAGCCTAGTCAACATCCGTGACACTCACCCCGACGGCAACTACGACCAGCGCTACATCGACAACAACGTGCTCGTCTACGAACGTGATGACTCGATGCTCGTCGGCCTCAACAACCGGCTTGACAGCGGCTACGACAACCGAACGGTCCACACCGACTTCGCCCCCGGCACCTATCTGGTCGAGCTGACCGGCAACGCCGGAAATCCGAGCACCAACGAGGATGGCAATGTTCGTCCGCTCTTGCAGGTCGACCAGTACGGCAACGTCAACTTGAACGTGCCGCGCAACCAGGACGACGGCAACTTCACCGGTGACGGTTATGTGATTTACGCCCCCGCGTCGCCTCAAGGCAATCTGACCATAAATGGCCTCGATCACGTCATTCCCGGCGACACGCCGACGACCGACACCAACGGCAGCGCCCGGCTCTCGCCGATCGACGTCGTCACCGGCAACACCTTCCAGATCCAACTCGACACCAACAACGTCAACCTGCTGGCCAACCCGCAATTTCACGATCAGGATGCCAACGGCGACAACGCACTCTACAAGATCGACGGCGGCGTAGACGCCACGGGCAGCGGTTTTGTCGACACTACGCCCGGCGACGCGGCCTATGGCTTCCAGCAGTTCACCACGCTTCACAATCCCGGTTATTTCAGCGCCGACGGCGATGGCGAGTATCTCCAGACCATCGACACTTCGAAGCTGTCGAACGGCTACCACTACATCGACGTGCGCGCTTTCCGCCACCGCGACCCTGGCGAGCCGCCCATCTTCACCGACTTCAAGGTGACGATCTATGTCGACCGCTCGCCTACCGTGTCGAAGGTCGTCAGCCTTACCGATGTGACACCGGGCGACAACGAGGACGAGGTGCTGACGGTCCGATCGACCGACATGCTCGCCAACAACGTTCACGTCTTCTTCGACCTGCCGGCCGGCCTGACCGACTCGCAGATCCTCAGCATGGTAGGCAGTGCCAATCAGGCCACGCAGATCGACCGCGACCTGTGGACCATGGAAATGACCGGCCTGACCAGTGGAAACCACGTGGCCACGGTCGTTTCTTACCAGGTCGACGGCAGCGCCAGTATCCAGCGGTTCCCCGGCTTGTTTACCTCGACGATTTACGGCTCCGGCCTCGGCGACCTCGACTTCGACGGCAAGATCGACGCCAACGACGTCGAGTTATTTGGCCGGGTGCTGGAAAGCCACAACACGCAGTTCAATCCGGCCGCCGATCTCAACGGCGACGGGCAAATCGACAGCACCGACCTGATCTTGCTGTACCCCACGCTCTTGGCGGCCCATGCCGACGCCGCCACCCTGGCCGCTTTCCAGCAGTTGCTCGGCCCCGCTGCCGGCGGCGATACGGTCCTGGAAGGAACGAATCTGACGCTGTCGGCGAACGAGCCGACGGGCACGACACCGCCCTTGAGCTTCTCATGGGCTTTGAACGACGACGGCAATTTCGGCGATGCCACAGGGGTTTCGCCCACGCTCACCTGGACACAGCTCGCCGCGTTGGGCATCGACAACGAAGGACGCTACCCGATCACGCTCGAAGTGACCGACGGCACGAACAGCATCCAAATTCCCAGCACGCTGATCGTTCAGGCGGTGCCGCCGACGCTGTCGATCGCCGGGCCGGGTGAGATCACCGAAGGCGATACCTACACGCTCGGACTCTCCGCAAGCGAACCGGGTGGCGACACGATTACAAGTTGGGCCATCGACTGGGGCGACGGCACGACGCAAAACTTCTCAGGTAATCCGGCCTCGGTGACTCACATTTACGCGGCCCCGCCCAGCGCGGTGGCCATCTTGGCCACGGCCACCGACGAGGACGGCGCCTACACGTCGAATGCCTTGCCCGTGACCGTGGACGACGCCTTGCTCACGCCGTCGGGTTTGACGTTTGGCGCCGTCGAGGGTGCGACGTTCAGCGGAACCGTCGCCTCGTTCACCGACGCGAATCCTTATCCGCAGTTGTCCAGTTTTTCCGCCACGATCGACTGGGGCGACGGCAGCAGCAGTTCGGGCAGCGTGGCGCCCAACGGCGCCGGCGGCTTCGACGTGCAGGGCACGCACGCCTATGCCGAAGAAGGCAACCACCCCGTCGCCGTGACAATCAACGATACCGGCGGCAGCCAGGCGACAGCCAGCAGCACGGCCGCCGCCTCGGATCCGGAGGTAGTTGCGACCGCGCAGGCTGCCGCCGCCGCGGTTGGCTCGTCCACCGGACCGATCGTGCTGGCCACGTTCACCGACCCGGGCGGAGCGGAGCCGCTGGCCGACTATCAGGCGACCGTCGATTGGGGCGACGGCACGACCGCCGACGTGGGAGCGACGGTCGTCGGCAGCGGCGGCCTGTTCAGCGTGCTGGGAAGCCACCTCTATGCGGCTAAAGGCACGTATCCAGTGCGGGTGACGATCGCGCATGACAGCGCTCCGAATGCGACGGTGACGGGCGCCGCCACGGTCGTGCAGAACGTCGCCTTGGTATTGCTCGACGCCACAGACAAGGCAACCTTGAACGCCGCGGGAAACGCCAGCGTGCGGCTCGCTGGGGGCGGCGCCGCCGAAGTATTGTCGAACAACGCCGCGGCGGTCGTCGCCTTGGGCAATGCGGCGATTTCGGCGAACGAGCTCGATGTGGAGGGCACGCCCGGCCGCGACGTGCATGGCAACGCGGCGATTCAGGGCCTTTTGGCAACGGGCCTGACGACCGTACAAGACCCCTTCCTGAGCGACCCATTCGTCTCGCTGGCGGCGCCGGCGCCGGGCACGAACATGGCCGCGGCAAACATCGGAGGCAGTACGACGATCACTCTTCCGCAGGGAACCTACGTGGGCGGCATTCATGTCTCTGGCCAGGCGCAGGTCACGCTCGCGCCGGGTGTCTACTATCTACAGGGCGGCGGTTTTTCCGTCAGCGGAGGTGCGCGGGTCTACGGTCAAGGAGTGCTGATTTATAACGCCCCGCAAGCGGCAAACGCCGATGGCATCGTGATCGGCGGGCAGGCGCTCGTGCAACTTTCCGGACTGAGCCAATACAACGGACTCGCGATTTTCCAGGACCGTTCATCGAACGCCCCGCTGTCGCTTGGTGGCAACGCATCGCTCGTGGTTACCGGGGGAATCTATGCGGCCGGCGGCGACTTAGCCGTCTCTGGCGGCGCCATGCTGCACGTCACGGGCAGCAGCGCGAGCGGCCTTAGCGCGCGGGTAGTCGTGGTCGAATTGAACGCATCCGGGAACGCTCAGGTCTCCATCGACGCCAGTCAGAACGCGCCTTTGGTTGCTGGTGCCGCGCCTGCCGCTGTCTCCGCCGCCGCCAGCGATGCGGCACTGGCCGCGCTCGCGGCCGAGGGGGGCGATTCATTCGCCGCATCCGCTCCCGACGTGCTCGCTGCAGCGCTGCCAGCCAGCACTTCGGACGGCAGCGATGTCAGCGGCCAGGCGGTGGTGGATGTTCTGCCCGCCGCGGCGTTTGACGATCTCGGACGAGACGCCGCGCTTTAG